One Salvia splendens isolate huo1 chromosome 22, SspV2, whole genome shotgun sequence DNA segment encodes these proteins:
- the LOC121786705 gene encoding uncharacterized protein LOC121786705 yields MTLTRSLLRSSFFFFRRRRPRSNAGRRTSPFFRRRSAAADNPEPSSPKVTCIGQVRVKSQKKVKQCRRRINGESSFRSASEPSFHHWVHLPSFSALLREFCCLFSCKCGGCETWWCGGGRRKKREIIAVKCGGDEEEEEEEVISNPRKHVFDDIEVNGDRIEVKGRSFEDEFAISVPPKNALLLMRCRSDPVKLAAIANRISSDAARYENVAFQFHDEEEDDDETSSSDEVFEARVLEQVQKEMFANEAEKSFMPNNERIEPEEDVESNMSSFEALLETENEPKSDPIADQKQEINQEKGALPECLLLMMREPKLSMEVSKETWVCATDFIRLHPERPRRAAAKADAEPPLVKKRVSVEKSKPRVPAPPKRNNDAQPARSSCSLPPDGKCEPLVLTRCKSEPMSSAAAKLMPEAGC; encoded by the coding sequence ATGACCCTAACTAGATCCCTCCTCCgctcctccttcttcttcttccgccgccgccgtcCCCGCTCCAATGCCGGCCGCAGAACCTCCCCCTTCTTCCGGAGGAGATCCGCCGCCGCCGACAATCCCGAGCCGTCCTCTCCCAAAGTCACGTGCATCGGCCAAGTCAGAGTCAAGTCGCAGAAGAAGGTCAAGCAATGCCGCCGCCGTATCAACGGCGAATCCAGCTTCCGCAGCGCCTCCGAGCCCTCGTTCCACCACTGGGTCCATTTGCCCAGCTTTTCCGCTCTCCTGCGCGAGTTCTGCTGCTTGTTCAGCTGCAAGTGCGGCGGCTGTGAGACGTGGTGGTGCGGCGGcgggaggaggaagaagagggagattATTGCTGTCAAGTGCGGCGgagacgaggaggaggaggaggaagaggttATTTCGAATCCGAGAAAACATGTTTTTGATGACATTGAGGTTAACGGCGACAGAATTGAGGTGAAGGGGCGGAGCTTCGAGGATGAATTCGCCATTTCCGTACCTCCGAAAAATGCGCTTCTGCTGATGAGATGCAGATCCGATCCAGTCAAATTGGCCGCCATTGCAAACCGGATTAGCTCCGATGCAGCGAGGTATGAAAATGTAGCATTTCAATTCCATgacgaagaagaagatgatgatgaaacCAGTAGCTCCGATGAAGTGTTCGAAGCTCGAGTTCTGGAGCAAGTGCAGAAAGAAATGTTTGCCAATGAAGCAGAGAAATCATTCATGCCCAATAATGAAAGAATCGAGCCAGAAGAAGATGTTGAATCCAATATGTCCTCATTTGAAGCTCTTTTAGAAACAGAGAATGAACCAAAATCAGATCCAATCGCCGATCAAAAGCAGGAAATTAACCAAGAAAAGGGGGCATTGCCGGAATGCTTGCTGTTGATGATGCGCGAGCCGAAGCTCTCAATGGAGGTCTCGAAAGAGACGTGGGTTTGCGCCACCGACTTCATTCGGCTGCATCCGGAGCGGCCAAGGAGAGCCGCCGCCAAAGCCGATGCGGAGCCTCCACTGGTGAAGAAGAGGGTCTCCGTGGAGAAGTCGAAGCCCCGAGTTCCTGCGCCGCCAAAGAGGAACAACGACGCGCAGCCGGCGCGGTCGTCGTGCTCTCTGCCGCCCGACGGGAAGTGCGAGCCGCTCGTGCTGACTAGGTGCAAGTCGGAGCCGATGAGTTCGGCGGCGGCTAAGCTAATGCCCGAGGCCGGTTGCTGA